A genomic stretch from Erwinia sp. E_sp_B01_1 includes:
- a CDS encoding YoaK family small membrane protein: MKIGYLFPAAVGIAGVTLLVWFIASGAWMPGA, encoded by the coding sequence ATGAAGATTGGTTATCTGTTTCCGGCTGCTGTGGGAATTGCGGGCGTAACGCTTTTGGTCTGGTTTATCGCAAGCGGTGCCTGGATGCCTGGGGCTTAG